In a single window of the Leptospira sanjuanensis genome:
- a CDS encoding ribose-phosphate diphosphokinase, which translates to MNGDIAVFAGSSNKQIAEEICTHLNIQPGKINLKKFSDGEISVKVEDNVRGREVFIVQSTSAPANDHLMELILIMDALRRASVSSISVVIPYYGYGRQDRKVEPRVPISARVVADLLEVVGLNRILTMDLHADQIQGFFRVPVDNLHFAPVLADYINTKNIEDLVIVSPDSGGAERARAFGKKVNGSLAIIDKRRPKANVSEVMNVIGEIEGKNCILLDDMIDTAGTICKAADALLKHGAKSVYCAATHGVLSGEAVDRINATNFTEVVLANTIAIPESKKIHKLKSLSVAPLFANAIKRIHTNQSVSTLFD; encoded by the coding sequence ATGAACGGAGACATCGCGGTATTTGCCGGAAGTTCCAATAAACAAATCGCCGAAGAAATTTGTACTCATCTTAACATTCAGCCCGGCAAGATTAACCTGAAGAAGTTCTCGGACGGAGAAATTTCGGTGAAGGTGGAAGACAACGTTCGAGGAAGGGAAGTCTTCATCGTTCAATCCACTTCGGCTCCTGCGAACGATCATTTGATGGAATTGATTCTGATTATGGACGCGCTTCGCAGAGCTTCCGTTTCCAGCATTAGCGTCGTGATCCCGTATTACGGCTACGGTCGTCAGGACAGAAAAGTGGAACCGCGCGTTCCCATTTCCGCGAGAGTCGTTGCGGATCTCCTCGAAGTCGTTGGCCTCAACCGCATTCTTACCATGGACTTGCACGCGGATCAAATCCAAGGATTCTTCCGTGTTCCGGTCGATAATCTTCACTTTGCCCCGGTTCTTGCGGACTACATCAATACGAAAAATATCGAAGACCTCGTGATCGTTTCTCCCGATTCGGGCGGCGCGGAAAGAGCGAGAGCCTTCGGCAAAAAAGTGAACGGTTCATTAGCAATCATTGATAAACGTAGACCGAAAGCGAACGTCTCCGAAGTGATGAACGTGATCGGCGAGATCGAAGGGAAGAATTGTATTCTTCTCGACGATATGATCGACACCGCAGGAACGATCTGCAAGGCCGCGGACGCTCTTTTGAAACACGGAGCGAAGTCGGTTTATTGTGCGGCCACTCACGGGGTTCTATCCGGCGAGGCCGTGGATCGGATCAACGCGACGAACTTCACGGAAGTCGTTCTTGCGAACACGATCGCGATTCCCGAATCTAAAAAGATTCACAAATTGAAATCATTGTCCGTAGCTCCTCTTTTCGCGAACGCGATCAAGAGGATTCATACAAATCAATCAGTCAGCACTTTATTCGATTAA
- a CDS encoding sugar phosphate nucleotidyltransferase: MKPTQDKVAVVLAAGKGTRMKTDQPKVAVELNGKPLLLYVLDHLKASGVERIVVVVGYKKELVQALCSGISGVSFAEQTEQLGTAHALLCAESELKDFQGSVIVACGDVPMITAETFGNIVKEHKQNEFSATILSAVVEKPTGYGRIIRNSSGDVTAIVEEKDSNAEEKLINEINTGTYVFDGDGLFDSLRQIGNSNAQGEYYLPDLVKLYRNSGKKLGAMKLKNHLESHGVNSPEDLQMLSAMIKGEAVHP, translated from the coding sequence ATGAAACCTACTCAGGATAAGGTCGCTGTGGTATTAGCCGCAGGGAAGGGCACCCGTATGAAAACGGATCAGCCTAAGGTTGCGGTAGAGCTGAACGGCAAACCGCTACTTCTCTATGTACTCGATCACCTGAAAGCATCCGGCGTGGAACGGATCGTAGTCGTAGTAGGTTACAAAAAAGAATTAGTCCAAGCCCTCTGTTCCGGAATTTCCGGAGTTTCTTTTGCGGAACAAACCGAACAACTTGGGACCGCACACGCTCTTCTTTGTGCCGAATCGGAACTCAAAGACTTTCAAGGTTCGGTGATCGTCGCCTGCGGCGACGTTCCTATGATCACCGCTGAAACCTTCGGTAATATCGTAAAAGAACACAAACAAAACGAATTCTCCGCAACGATTCTTTCCGCAGTCGTAGAAAAGCCGACCGGTTACGGAAGAATCATCCGCAATTCTTCCGGTGATGTTACGGCTATCGTGGAAGAAAAGGATTCCAACGCGGAAGAAAAACTCATCAACGAAATCAACACCGGAACCTATGTGTTCGACGGTGACGGACTTTTCGATTCTCTCAGACAAATCGGAAACTCGAACGCTCAGGGAGAATATTATCTTCCCGATCTCGTGAAATTATACAGAAACTCAGGAAAGAAACTCGGCGCTATGAAACTGAAAAATCATCTCGAAAGTCACGGGGTGAATTCTCCCGAAGACCTGCAGATGCTTTCCGCCATGATCAAAGGGGAGGCCGTCCATCCATGA
- a CDS encoding EVE domain-containing protein, which produces MKHWLFKTEPDVFSIDDLYNAPSHIAPWEGVRNYQARNFLRDSIKKGDLVLFYHSRANPLSIVGIAEVVKPGYPDHFAFDPSHKYFDPKSKTENPTWYMVDIKFKKKFPKPVTMEEMKTQKALKNMVLLQKGSRLSIQPVSPAEFQFILGLAGVKL; this is translated from the coding sequence ATGAAACACTGGCTGTTTAAGACAGAACCGGACGTCTTCTCCATCGACGACCTCTACAACGCTCCTTCCCATATCGCTCCTTGGGAAGGGGTAAGAAATTATCAAGCCCGCAATTTCTTGCGTGACAGTATTAAAAAAGGGGATTTAGTTCTCTTTTACCATAGTAGGGCGAACCCCCTTTCCATCGTCGGAATTGCGGAAGTAGTAAAACCCGGTTATCCGGATCATTTCGCTTTTGATCCTTCTCACAAATACTTCGATCCGAAAAGTAAGACTGAGAATCCTACTTGGTATATGGTAGATATAAAGTTCAAAAAAAAGTTCCCGAAACCTGTCACGATGGAAGAAATGAAAACACAGAAAGCCCTTAAAAATATGGTGCTTTTACAGAAAGGATCTCGCCTTTCGATTCAACCGGTTTCTCCCGCGGAGTTTCAGTTTATTCTGGGACTTGCGGGCGTGAAACTTTGA
- a CDS encoding VOC family protein has translation MKYLHTMIRVLDLEKALDFFCMTLELVVVRKKEHPEGKYTLVFLSTGEADAPEIELTYNWGQKDPYTVGRNFGHLAFEVDNIYETCSRIVSRGITINRPPRDGRMAFIRSPDQISVELLQKGHALPPEEPWASMPNTGEW, from the coding sequence ATGAAATACCTACATACAATGATACGCGTTTTGGATCTGGAAAAGGCTCTCGATTTCTTCTGCATGACGCTTGAACTGGTCGTTGTGCGCAAAAAAGAACATCCCGAAGGAAAATACACGCTCGTCTTTTTATCAACGGGCGAAGCCGATGCACCCGAAATCGAACTAACCTACAACTGGGGACAAAAAGATCCTTATACCGTAGGAAGAAATTTCGGACATTTGGCCTTTGAAGTGGACAATATTTACGAAACATGTTCGCGGATCGTATCCCGCGGAATTACGATCAACCGCCCTCCTCGCGACGGAAGAATGGCGTTCATCCGTTCTCCGGATCAAATTTCTGTCGAACTTCTTCAAAAAGGACACGCATTACCCCCCGAAGAACCTTGGGCTTCCATGCCCAATACGGGAGAATGGTGA
- a CDS encoding 50S ribosomal protein L25/general stress protein Ctc yields the protein MSQSTIHKIAVKKRTETGKNENNRLRSSGLVPVNIIGAGVATSGAVNEKELEKMVHSGIRQSTLIELDVEGQGTQKVFVKEIQRFPEIDRIRHVDFYKVVPGQKIITKIGIETTGVAKGSKTGGQFEHIIHEIRVKTIPEDLVENLTIDVTDLDVGDAIKISQLKVPASWEILINGDPIVTSVNKTKALLAAERAEAKGAAGDDKAKKGKK from the coding sequence ATGAGCCAGAGCACAATTCACAAAATCGCGGTTAAAAAAAGAACGGAAACCGGTAAAAACGAAAACAATCGTCTTCGTTCTTCGGGCTTGGTTCCCGTAAATATCATCGGAGCCGGAGTTGCAACGTCCGGAGCGGTGAACGAGAAAGAACTGGAAAAGATGGTTCATTCCGGAATCCGTCAGTCCACTCTGATCGAACTCGACGTGGAAGGCCAAGGCACGCAAAAAGTATTCGTAAAAGAAATCCAAAGATTTCCCGAAATCGACAGAATCCGTCACGTTGATTTCTACAAAGTCGTTCCCGGTCAAAAGATCATCACCAAAATCGGCATCGAGACTACCGGTGTCGCGAAAGGTTCCAAAACCGGAGGTCAATTCGAACATATCATTCACGAGATCCGCGTTAAAACGATCCCTGAAGATCTGGTTGAAAACCTTACCATCGACGTTACCGATCTCGATGTGGGCGATGCGATTAAGATCAGCCAGTTGAAAGTTCCCGCAAGCTGGGAAATTTTGATCAACGGAGATCCGATCGTTACTTCCGTAAATAAAACGAAAGCACTCCTTGCCGCCGAAAGAGCGGAAGCTAAAGGCGCCGCCGGCGACGACAAAGCTAAGAAAGGAAAAAAATAA
- the pth gene encoding aminoacyl-tRNA hydrolase, protein MKLIVGLGNPGDRYNNNRSNIGFKILDVIANNINVEIKTKKKKSLIGRGDFEGEEVVLLKPQTFSDLSGESVLYIASFLKIQVGEILVIQEDWTLPLGRIVVDKGTQETDHPGVKSIIQSLRSPNFIRIRIGIWNDGFDLKARDSFLKEDFEPMENLSLIQIINDAEAAIRSISLGDIDDVIEKYHL, encoded by the coding sequence ATGAAGCTGATCGTCGGACTCGGGAATCCAGGGGACAGATACAACAATAACCGCTCAAACATCGGTTTCAAAATTTTGGATGTTATCGCGAATAACATCAATGTTGAAATCAAGACCAAGAAGAAGAAATCTCTAATCGGTCGCGGTGATTTTGAGGGGGAAGAAGTCGTACTCTTAAAACCGCAGACGTTCAGCGATCTGTCCGGTGAGTCCGTTCTTTACATCGCTTCGTTTCTAAAAATCCAGGTGGGAGAAATTCTTGTCATTCAAGAAGACTGGACTCTCCCTCTCGGAAGAATCGTAGTTGATAAAGGAACTCAGGAAACGGATCATCCCGGTGTGAAGTCCATCATTCAATCTCTTCGTTCTCCGAATTTTATCCGCATTCGAATCGGAATTTGGAACGACGGATTCGATCTCAAGGCCCGCGATTCTTTTTTGAAAGAAGATTTCGAGCCGATGGAAAACTTGAGTCTGATCCAGATCATCAACGACGCGGAAGCCGCGATTCGTTCGATTTCTCTCGGAGATATCGACGACGTGATCGAAAAATATCATCTTTGA
- a CDS encoding LIC10421/LIC12816 family protein, whose amino-acid sequence MKTNKLISVISLLGLLASSSVFAVSEEVEDQLLEKAIVESAVTKEQKTAVGNYLKAVAQQKATRAEELRELAKRSTGGKFLASNVQSQKYLKQAQALEKEAQRYQSVLGSL is encoded by the coding sequence ATGAAAACAAACAAACTGATTTCTGTAATTTCCCTTCTTGGCCTTTTGGCTTCAAGCTCCGTGTTTGCCGTATCGGAAGAAGTTGAAGATCAGCTTTTGGAAAAAGCGATCGTTGAAAGCGCAGTAACAAAAGAACAAAAAACAGCGGTTGGAAATTATCTGAAAGCCGTTGCACAACAAAAAGCAACCAGAGCCGAGGAACTTCGTGAACTCGCAAAAAGATCCACCGGCGGCAAATTTCTTGCAAGCAACGTTCAGTCTCAAAAATATCTGAAACAAGCTCAAGCACTGGAAAAAGAAGCTCAAAGATATCAATCCGTTCTCGGAAGTCTTTAA
- a CDS encoding helix-turn-helix transcriptional regulator: MNPSTVRLNFKLNLIRHLKDGKRMTLEELSSVTGVTNQKDLKEQLGELFFLGATPHVADLIQVDYDSETDTFGLILPFRFDSSLRLSIREWLTLRKILEEAAETNQDPNTNATARKILQKIVSIVPVAGQEALSAYKTNIQDAIRQGKSLILEYQSRSGEKSSQRKVDPWFLFHSLEDYLLGFCHERKAARNFRLDHILSLKIGNDPITQPAGQKKSTYILEFEEFRKSQENSSGVAEIWHTKEVFYNLNRKLGLERTSETKTFDNVVYHLSKAKIREEGWFLETILPFGKNVILKSPSHLVKRIVGEIESILR; encoded by the coding sequence ATGAATCCAAGCACGGTTCGATTGAACTTCAAATTAAATCTGATTCGTCATCTTAAGGACGGGAAACGAATGACACTGGAAGAACTTTCCAGTGTGACGGGTGTAACCAATCAAAAAGATTTAAAGGAACAGCTCGGAGAACTTTTTTTTCTCGGCGCGACTCCTCATGTTGCGGATTTGATTCAGGTCGATTACGATTCGGAAACGGATACCTTCGGATTGATTCTTCCGTTTCGTTTTGATTCCAGTTTGCGTCTCAGTATTCGAGAATGGCTCACCCTTCGCAAAATTTTAGAAGAAGCCGCCGAAACCAATCAAGATCCGAACACAAACGCAACCGCACGTAAGATTCTTCAAAAGATAGTTTCGATCGTACCGGTTGCCGGACAAGAAGCCTTGTCCGCTTATAAAACGAACATACAAGACGCGATTCGCCAAGGAAAAAGCCTCATCTTGGAATACCAATCCAGAAGCGGAGAAAAATCCTCTCAGAGAAAAGTGGATCCTTGGTTTCTGTTTCATTCATTAGAAGATTATTTATTAGGGTTTTGTCATGAACGAAAAGCTGCTCGAAACTTTCGGCTCGATCATATTCTCTCTTTAAAAATCGGTAACGATCCGATTACGCAACCCGCGGGTCAAAAGAAGTCGACATATATCCTAGAATTCGAGGAATTTAGAAAATCACAGGAGAATTCTTCCGGCGTAGCTGAAATCTGGCACACGAAAGAAGTGTTTTACAACTTGAATCGCAAACTCGGTCTTGAACGGACTTCCGAAACGAAAACCTTCGACAATGTCGTCTATCATTTGTCAAAAGCGAAGATTCGCGAAGAGGGCTGGTTTTTAGAGACGATTCTCCCGTTTGGAAAAAACGTAATTCTGAAAAGCCCTTCTCATCTCGTAAAAAGAATCGTAGGTGAAATCGAATCCATTCTGCGTTAA
- the ftsH gene encoding ATP-dependent zinc metalloprotease FtsH — MNKNLKNVFFVLIIMMVVLIIAYNYENNAGATKDISYSDFLNMLEPVEGKKPLGKLYKGSVDKYNKIQIEKDVIEGFYIPSEYAESKTAKPVKFRTTVAPLDKDLIASLRRANVSFDARSAEEGKFWSVIGSNILLIVILIGLFWFIMMRQIQSTGNKAFSFGKSKAKMTVDPKVKVTFEDVAGCEEAKEELVEIIEFLKDPKKFHAIGARIPTGVLLVGPPGTGKTLLARAVAGEAGVPFFSISGSDFVEMFVGVGASRVRDLFDQGKKNSPCIIFIDEIDAVGRLRGAGLGGGHDEREQTLNQMLVEMDGFEKNEGVIVMAATNRADVLDPALLRPGRFDRQVMVDLPDIKGREEILKVHSRKVPMTSDISLHSIARGTPGFTGADLANLINEGALLAARKNKKRVTQEELEEARDKVMMGPERKSFFISEKEKEVIAYHEAGHAILGTLLPYTEPVHKVTIIPRGRALGLTQSLPKEDKHILPKTYWLDQIVVAMGGFIAEEFKFGVTSTGSSNDIQQASNIARKMVCEWGMSEKLGTVNYSGDQANVFIGRDMGHSSKYYSEEFAAMIDKEVREIIQTCLNKGRDLVRKNASKFEGLAKALLAKETISHEELMAIVHPANEEGAKKKPEKTVKSKKQNGIKTNPAYNAGME; from the coding sequence ATGAACAAGAACTTGAAAAACGTATTCTTTGTCCTTATTATTATGATGGTCGTTTTGATCATCGCTTACAACTACGAAAATAACGCGGGCGCAACAAAGGATATCTCCTATTCCGATTTTTTGAATATGTTGGAGCCGGTAGAAGGTAAAAAACCTCTCGGCAAATTGTATAAAGGAAGCGTCGATAAATACAATAAGATCCAAATCGAGAAAGACGTCATCGAAGGATTTTACATTCCTTCCGAATACGCGGAATCCAAAACAGCTAAGCCAGTAAAATTCAGAACCACAGTCGCACCTTTGGATAAGGATCTTATCGCATCCTTAAGAAGAGCTAACGTGTCCTTCGACGCTCGTTCCGCGGAAGAGGGAAAATTCTGGAGCGTCATCGGAAGCAATATTCTTCTCATCGTAATTCTGATCGGTCTCTTCTGGTTCATCATGATGAGGCAGATTCAATCCACCGGAAACAAAGCTTTCTCCTTCGGCAAGTCGAAGGCGAAAATGACCGTGGACCCGAAAGTAAAAGTCACCTTTGAAGACGTCGCCGGCTGCGAAGAGGCAAAGGAAGAATTAGTCGAAATCATAGAGTTTCTCAAAGATCCTAAAAAGTTTCACGCGATCGGTGCGAGAATCCCCACCGGTGTTCTGTTAGTCGGTCCTCCGGGAACCGGTAAAACATTGCTTGCAAGAGCGGTTGCGGGAGAAGCGGGAGTTCCTTTCTTCTCCATTTCCGGATCGGACTTCGTGGAAATGTTCGTCGGGGTCGGAGCTTCGAGAGTGAGAGATCTCTTCGACCAAGGAAAAAAGAATTCTCCTTGTATCATCTTTATCGATGAGATCGATGCGGTCGGTCGTCTGAGAGGGGCGGGACTTGGCGGCGGCCACGACGAAAGAGAACAAACCCTCAACCAAATGCTCGTCGAGATGGACGGTTTTGAAAAGAACGAAGGTGTGATCGTAATGGCGGCTACGAACCGTGCGGACGTTTTGGATCCCGCTTTGCTTAGACCGGGTCGTTTTGACCGTCAAGTAATGGTCGATCTTCCGGACATCAAAGGAAGAGAAGAAATTCTCAAAGTTCATTCCCGCAAAGTTCCGATGACCAGCGATATTTCCCTTCACTCGATTGCAAGAGGAACCCCCGGTTTTACCGGAGCCGATCTCGCGAACCTCATCAACGAAGGCGCGTTGCTTGCGGCTCGTAAGAATAAAAAACGAGTCACTCAGGAAGAACTCGAAGAAGCGCGCGACAAAGTGATGATGGGACCGGAACGGAAATCCTTTTTCATTTCCGAAAAAGAAAAAGAAGTCATCGCGTATCACGAAGCGGGTCACGCGATTCTCGGAACCCTTCTTCCTTATACGGAACCGGTTCACAAGGTTACGATCATTCCGAGAGGACGCGCGCTCGGATTGACACAATCTCTTCCCAAAGAAGACAAACACATTCTCCCTAAAACCTATTGGCTCGACCAAATCGTGGTGGCGATGGGAGGATTTATCGCGGAAGAATTCAAGTTCGGCGTGACTTCCACTGGTTCTAGCAACGACATTCAACAAGCGTCGAACATCGCACGCAAAATGGTCTGCGAGTGGGGAATGTCCGAAAAACTAGGAACCGTGAATTACAGCGGCGATCAGGCGAACGTGTTCATTGGAAGAGATATGGGCCACAGCAGCAAATATTACTCCGAAGAATTCGCGGCGATGATCGACAAAGAAGTTCGTGAAATCATCCAGACATGTTTGAACAAAGGACGCGATCTCGTTCGTAAGAACGCTTCTAAATTTGAAGGACTTGCAAAGGCTCTTCTGGCTAAAGAAACCATTTCTCACGAAGAACTGATGGCGATCGTTCATCCGGCCAACGAGGAAGGTGCTAAAAAAAAGCCGGAAAAAACCGTTAAGTCCAAAAAACAAAACGGCATTAAAACGAATCCAGCTTACAACGCCGGAATGGAATGA
- a CDS encoding MarR family winged helix-turn-helix transcriptional regulator — MKLSNKDLRMIGLSCLNVSLRRTTRKITSYYDFILKPAGLRITQFTILVSIAYERECSITDLSKITDIDRTTLQRSLEILKRDELIRIDKKESGNVRSVFLTKKGESKVEEAIELWKQAQDSLTESLGKAKFKETLAILSEVRKLPILQSDFEE; from the coding sequence GTGAAACTTTCCAACAAAGATCTGAGAATGATAGGACTTTCCTGCTTGAACGTAAGCTTACGAAGAACCACCCGCAAAATCACGTCCTATTACGATTTTATTCTAAAACCCGCGGGATTGCGCATCACTCAATTTACCATCTTAGTCAGCATCGCGTATGAACGGGAATGCAGCATCACGGACTTATCCAAAATCACGGACATTGATCGAACCACTCTTCAAAGAAGTTTGGAAATTTTAAAAAGGGACGAACTCATCCGAATCGATAAAAAAGAATCGGGAAACGTCCGCTCCGTATTTCTTACGAAAAAGGGAGAATCCAAAGTGGAAGAAGCGATCGAACTTTGGAAACAAGCGCAGGATTCGCTAACCGAATCTTTGGGAAAAGCAAAATTCAAGGAAACGCTTGCGATCCTCTCGGAAGTCAGAAAACTTCCGATTCTTCAATCCGATTTTGAAGAATGA
- a CDS encoding 4-(cytidine 5'-diphospho)-2-C-methyl-D-erythritol kinase, whose protein sequence is MLSPAKINLGLEIPFKRPDGFHEIRSVFLRISWGDDIEIEPADSGVFELVSKNEIILEKRKLYDQVSEKGDLKKNILYKTYEKARSRFPELPGVKIHLTKRISPAGGLGGGSTNAASLLNFLFSWRSFFTSDEMRDLAAEIGSDVPFFLGEGHAFVTGRGEISKEIEVHPGQGILALTPQVMNTAEMYSLLKKPLQEGGSQKDGNTLPENLISVLKNGDWSALQGRLLNDFEPVAFQLHPELGVLKDRFLEFGSSYCSLTGSGSSVYGLVQGLEIQEELLHRLRQEFPNLTFVRFNF, encoded by the coding sequence TTGCTCTCCCCCGCTAAGATCAATCTCGGATTGGAAATCCCGTTCAAACGGCCGGACGGGTTTCACGAAATCCGAAGCGTGTTTCTCCGAATCTCCTGGGGAGACGATATCGAAATCGAACCGGCGGATAGCGGAGTTTTTGAGCTCGTTTCTAAAAACGAAATCATATTAGAGAAACGGAAACTATATGATCAGGTTTCCGAAAAGGGCGATCTTAAAAAGAATATTCTTTATAAGACCTACGAAAAGGCGCGATCTCGTTTTCCCGAACTTCCGGGAGTCAAAATTCATCTGACAAAACGGATTTCTCCCGCGGGAGGACTTGGAGGAGGAAGCACGAATGCCGCTTCTCTTCTAAACTTTCTTTTTTCCTGGCGTTCTTTTTTTACTTCGGATGAGATGCGCGATCTCGCGGCAGAAATCGGCTCCGATGTTCCGTTCTTTTTGGGAGAAGGCCACGCATTCGTAACCGGTCGAGGCGAAATTTCGAAAGAAATCGAAGTCCATCCGGGACAGGGAATTCTCGCTTTAACTCCGCAGGTGATGAATACGGCGGAAATGTACTCCTTATTGAAAAAACCTTTACAAGAGGGGGGCTCCCAGAAAGATGGGAATACGCTGCCAGAAAATCTGATTTCTGTCTTAAAAAACGGAGATTGGAGCGCTCTGCAGGGTAGGCTCTTGAATGATTTTGAGCCGGTTGCCTTCCAACTTCATCCGGAATTGGGAGTTCTCAAGGACAGATTCCTGGAGTTTGGATCCAGTTATTGTTCTTTGACCGGTTCAGGTTCGAGTGTGTACGGGCTGGTCCAGGGCCTTGAGATCCAAGAAGAACTGCTGCACAGGCTGAGGCAGGAATTCCCAAATCTCACTTTCGTACGATTCAACTTTTAG
- a CDS encoding acyl-CoA thioesterase → MEEEFRFESRIPVRFSDTDVNGHVNNQNYNSYCDEAKMKAFVSSGVDLEKMKREGIGPIVYKAEYEYLGDLKYPDTVIVRTRVEFIKKTRAIFHQELERESDGKLVSRVRSYGMWINFETKKPAFLPPEVIERMGEFKNHFLKKEAALV, encoded by the coding sequence ATGGAAGAAGAATTTCGCTTTGAATCCAGAATCCCGGTCCGTTTTAGCGATACCGACGTAAACGGACACGTAAACAACCAGAATTATAATTCGTATTGCGACGAAGCCAAAATGAAAGCCTTCGTAAGCTCGGGAGTAGATCTCGAAAAGATGAAACGGGAAGGAATCGGACCGATCGTTTACAAAGCCGAATACGAATATCTCGGCGATCTCAAATATCCCGATACGGTAATCGTAAGAACCAGGGTGGAATTTATTAAAAAGACAAGAGCCATTTTTCATCAGGAACTGGAACGGGAATCCGACGGAAAACTCGTGAGCCGAGTTCGTTCTTACGGAATGTGGATCAACTTTGAAACAAAAAAACCCGCGTTCTTACCGCCGGAAGTGATCGAGAGAATGGGAGAATTTAAAAATCATTTTTTGAAGAAAGAAGCGGCGCTCGTATAA
- a CDS encoding DUF1564 domain-containing protein: protein MEWILSYSDRKIESPLVEETSRVVTLLVPENYYDQLSTENQLGLSKKLPYLLRRYAKFISATQRINSKAGTALYQDPAKMKRINFRVSSGYWSILGALAQAHGVSRCYLFNFLLALDEVGVGDSIVETVNAGVPTFHEYYSYIWHLDLAHNRISRQLKFSPNPIRTIYDTSFPWYQKFLTDQSTF, encoded by the coding sequence ATGGAATGGATACTTTCTTATTCGGATCGTAAAATCGAGTCTCCTTTGGTTGAAGAAACGAGCAGGGTTGTGACGTTGCTCGTTCCGGAAAATTACTACGATCAGTTGTCGACGGAGAATCAATTGGGTTTATCAAAGAAGCTTCCTTATCTTTTGAGGAGATATGCAAAATTTATTTCGGCTACGCAGCGCATCAATTCTAAAGCCGGAACGGCTTTGTATCAAGATCCGGCTAAGATGAAACGAATCAATTTTAGGGTGAGTAGCGGATATTGGTCGATTTTAGGGGCTTTGGCACAAGCGCATGGAGTTTCGCGTTGTTACCTTTTTAATTTTTTGTTGGCCTTAGATGAGGTCGGGGTTGGAGATTCTATTGTGGAAACCGTGAACGCAGGAGTTCCAACATTTCACGAATATTACAGTTATATCTGGCACCTAGACCTGGCTCACAATCGAATCAGCAGACAGCTAAAATTCTCGCCAAACCCGATTCGGACAATATATGACACGAGTTTTCCGTGGTACCAAAAGTTTTTAACCGACCAATCCACATTTTAG